The following coding sequences are from one Ursus arctos isolate Adak ecotype North America unplaced genomic scaffold, UrsArc2.0 scaffold_23, whole genome shotgun sequence window:
- the LOC113246439 gene encoding olfactory receptor 4S2 gives MEKMNNVTEFIFWGLSQNLEVEEVCFVVFSFFYTVILLGNVLIMLTVYVGNLFKVPMYFFLNYLSFVDICYSSVTAPKMIVDLLAKSKTISYVGCMLQLFGVHFFGCTEIFILTVMAYDRYVAICKPLHYTTIMDWGRCNKMLLGTWIGGFLHSIIQVALVVQLPFCGPNEIDHYFCDVHPVLKLACTDTYVVGVVVTANSGTIALGSFVILIISYTIILISLRKHSAEGRRKALSTCGSHIAVVIIFFGPCTFMYMRPDTTFSEDKMVAVFYTIITPMLNPLIYTLRNAEVKNAMKRLWGRRVFSKANGK, from the coding sequence atggaaaaaatgaacaatgtAACTGAATTCATTTTCTGGGGTCTTTCTCAGAACCTGGAGGTTGAAGAAGTTTGTTTtgtggtgttttctttcttctacacaGTCATTCTTCTGGGAAATGTCCTCATCATGCTGACTGTTTACGTGGGCAACCTTTTTAAGGttcccatgtatttcttcctcaaCTACTTGTCTTTTGTGGATATTTGTTATTCTTCAGTCACAGCTCCCAAGATGATTGTTGACTTATTAGCCAAGAGCAAAACTATCTCCTATGTGGGGTGCATGCTGCAACTCTTTGGGGTACATTTCTTTGGTTGCACAGAGATCTTCATCCTTACCGTTATGGCCTATGATCgttatgtggccatctgtaaacCCCTACACTATACGACCATCATGGACTGGGGCAGATGCAATAAAATGTTGCTGGGGACCTGGATAGGTGGGTTCTTACACTCCATTATCCAAGTGGCTTTGGTAGTCCAGTTACCCTTTTGTGGACCCAATGAGATTGATCACTACTTTTGTGATGTCCACCCTGTGCTGAAACTTGCCTGCACAGACACATATGTTGTTGGTGTTGTGGTGACAGCCAACAGTGGTACCATTGCTCTGGGGAGCTTTGTAATCCTGATAATTTCCTATACCATCATCCTGATATCCCTGAGAAAACACTCAGCAGAAGGCAGGCGTAAAGCCCTCTCCACCTGTGGCTCCCACATTGCTGTGGTTATCATCTTTTTTGGCCCCTGTACTTTCATGTATATGCGTCCTGATACTACCTTTTCAGAAGATAAGATGGTGGCTGTATTTTACACCATTATCACCCCCATGTTAAATCCCCTGATCTATACACTGAGAAATGCAGAAGTAAAGAATGCAATGAAAAGACTGTGGGGCAGGAGGGTTTTCTCAAAAGCTAATGGCAAATAG
- the LOC113246419 gene encoding olfactory receptor 4C11-like has product MQQNHSVTEFILLGLTQDATTQKMVFVIFFIFYVGTVVGNLLITVTIKSSRTLGSPMYYFLFYLSLADSCFSTSTAPRLIVDSLSAKRIISYNECMTQVFALHFFGCMEIFVLILMAVDRYVAICKPLRYPTIMSQQVCTILIGLAWMGSFIHSIAEVILALRLPFCGPNLIDHYCCDLQPLLKLACMDTYMINLLLVTNSGAICTSSLVILMISYIVILHSLRNHSAEGRKKALSTCTSHIIVVILFFGPCIFIYTRPPTTFPVDKLVTVFYTIGTPFLNPFIYTLRNAEVKNAMRKLWRIKIASESKR; this is encoded by the coding sequence ATGCAGCAAAATCACAGCGTAACTGAGTTCATACTGTTAGGATTGACCCAAGATGCTACGACACAGAAAATGGTATTTGtaatcttcttcattttttatgtgGGAACGGTGGTAGGGAATTTGCTTATTACTGTGACCATAAAGTCCAGCAGGACACTTGGGAGCCCCATGtactatttcctattttatttgtcTCTTGCTGATTCCTGCTTCTCAACTTCCACAGCCCCCAGACTAATTGTGGATTCGCTCTCTGCAAAAAGAATCATATCTTACAATGAGTGCATGACTCAAGTCTTTGCCCTACATTTCTTTGGTTGCATGGAAATCTTTGTGCTCATCCTCATGGCTGTGGATCGTTATGTAGCCATTTGTAAGCCGTTACGTTACCCAACCATCATGAGCCAGCAGGTCTGCACGATCTTGATTGGTCTTGCATGGATGGGATCTTTTATCCATTCTATTGCCGAGGTTATCCTGGCCTTGAGATTGCCTTTCTGTGGACCCAATCTGATTGATCATTACTGCTGTGATTTGCAGCCTTTGTTGAAACTTGCTTGCATGGACACATACATGATCAACCTACTCTTGGTGACTAACAGTGGGGCCATTTGCACAAGCAGTTTAGTGATTCTGATGATCTCATACATTGTCATCTTGCATTCCCTGCGAAACCACAgtgcagaagggaggaaaaaagctcTCTCTACTTGCACTTCTCACATCATCGTAGTAATCTTATTCTTTGGTccatgtatattcatatatacacgcCCCCCAACCACTTTCCCCGTTGACAAGTTGGTGACTGTATTTTATACCATAGGGACCCCATTTCTCAACCCATTCATCTACACACTGAGGAATGCAGAAGTAAAAAATGCCATGAGAAAGCTATGGCGTATCAAAATTGCCTCAGAAAGCAAAAGATGA